The sequence TGCTTGGTTGCCTCGCGAAGTTCTTCTTCCGGCCATGGTCGCAGGGTCTTGATTTTCACCAGTCCGACGCGAACTCCTTCATCGGCCAGCAGGCGGATGGCTTCCCGTCCTTGGGAGACGGCGGTCCCTGAGGAGATAATGAGAATGTCGGCATCGCCGTCTTCGACATCGATCAACCCATCGAGCCAGGCGATCGTATGCTTGCGAGACCGTTCCGCGGCGGCCCAGACTTCCTGTTGCCAGCTCGCGTGCGTGGCATAGCTGATGTAGTTGCTCTTCATGACGAAGGGATCGCGCATCATCCGAACCGGGGGACATTCCATATCCATGCAGGGAACGGGCGAGCGATAGGGATCATAGGGGGGTAGGCACATCTCGGCAGGCGTCAGGTCGACGACGTCCTTCGTATGGGTGACAAAGAAGCCGTCGCAACAGAGGGCTAAGGGCAAATGCACATCGGGCTCTTCCGACACAATGTAGCCCTTCAGGATCCAGTCGTAGAAATCCTGTGCAGTTTCCGCATGCCAGACGAGCATGCCCGTGTTCATGAGGTAGGCGATCTCGATCGTGTCCGGCTGGATCGACAGGGGAGAATTGATGCCGCGGCAGGTCACGATACATTGGATCGGCAATCGTGCTCCGGCCCACATTGGAAAGTTTTCCATGGCCCGCATGGTGCCCGGTCCGGCGGTCGTCGTGAAAACACGAGCTCCGCCAAAGGCGGCGCCGGCGCACTGCGACATGACCGCAAATTCACTTTCCCCTCGGAAATAATCGCCGATATACCCCTCGGCAAAGAGCTCGCCGCACAGGGCGGCTGCCTCGCTCTGCGGTGTAATCGGATAGGCCACCATCACATCCACGTTGGCGCGCCTGACGGCTTCCTTAATGACTTCGCTGCCGGTAAAAAATGACGGCGTGCGAGGTGCCTCGTTCATCATCACGCGTGGATCGGTGATGACTTGACCCTTTTTTGTCTTGGTTCCGATGATAGCTGTGCTGTCCATGGCTATTCCCTTTCTATCGAACGGCGGTTGCCGGCGATCTGGCACACCGTGTGATGACGTTATGCGCTGAATGAACTGCCGCACCCACAGGTCGTTTTGGCTTGTGGGTTTTTGATCGCAAAACCGGAGCCTTGTACGCTGTCCATATAGTCGACTTCGCAGCCGGCCAGCAGCGGGGCGCTCTGGGAGTCCATGATGACCTTGACGTCACCTTTCTCGATCACTGTGTCGTCTTCGCTCATGGCGGACTCGAAACTCATCCCATATTGGTAGCCATGGCACCCTCCGCCTTTGACATAGACGCGTAGGCCGACCGTGTCTTTCTCTTCCTGCATGAGTTCTCGGATCTTTCCTTCTGCTGTCGGTGTGATGGTAATCATTGCGTTGCTCCTTATATCTGCATGAAGTGATATGGTCGATAAACCTCAGCTCCACTCCTGTACGGAGGTACCTTTGCCGGCCCAAGCGATTAAGGCTCTTGGACAAAAGTCGTCGACACAGGTTTTTCGAGGAACATTCGGCGCAAAAGCGGCGGAGACCAGGGAATCGGTCGCGCAAGACATAGGAGGGAGAGACAGTGACGCGCGAGGATAGGACGGTCGGCGTGGCTCAATACGTCATAGTATCACCCTGGGCGCATTAAGGGTGAGAGTCAAGTGTTATTAAGGGCATAAAGCTAAGAAGAATGGTGACCGGCGACAGTTACCCCTTGTACCGTTTCATCTGCCTAACATTTCAACATATAGGAATTATTCAACTATTTAGGTCTGCATCGAATAGCTCAAACTAGATCTGATGTTCGGTATCGGATTTGGGGCGAGAGTTTCAAGCTGAGAAACGGCAAGATTGACCATCCGCGATGGCTGCTATCGGCCAATTTCAGACGTTCACATGGCCTTCAAACACTTTAGCAAAGCACTAGCGGCTTGGTGTCCTCGCCCCGTCGAGAACTCCGATGATGGCTCTTCTGAGGGTCGCAAGGCTGACGGGTTTGATGAGCAACGCCTGCACCCTGCCCGCTACAGCGTCAGCCTTGGCATGGTCATCCCCAAGCGCCACCAATAGAATGATGGGACAGGACGGGTAGAAGGCTCGGAGGGTATTCACATGTTCGATCCCGCCTTCGAGGAGCGGAAGGTCCGCCAGGACGATATGGGGCTCTACGGCCATCATTTGCTGAATAGCTCGATTTCTGTCAATCGTTTCAGCGACGTGCAATCCGAGCTCCTGGACGACATCGCGCAAGAAAGCTCGCATGTCAGCGTCGTCTTCGACCACCAGCACCAGTTTGCCTTCATGATTGTGTGGGACGGCCATCACGTACTTACCTTCATCTCGTGACAGAGAACAACCGCTACCGGTCATGCCAATACACAATTCGCATGCCATTCTTCGATCTGTTGATTATCAAGGGCCTCTGTGTGCGCTTTCCGTCACCACGGGGCAGAACGTCTCTATGGAGGGGGAAAGAGAGGACCAAAATGCAACAGATTATTGCTGGAGGGAAGACACAGCTCTTGGCAAGCGCAGCGTAAACGTGGTGCCCTGACCGGGCGTGCTCGTGACGGTAATCGACCCGTCGTGTTCCTGCACGATTCCGTGAACCACGGCGAGGCCCAGGCCGGTGCCTTTCCCACGTTCTTTGGTGGTGACAAAGGGCTCAAAAATAGTCGGGAGGATATCGGACGGAATCCCGTGTCCG is a genomic window of Candidatus Nitrospira kreftii containing:
- a CDS encoding Iron-sulfur cluster insertion protein ErpA; protein product: MITITPTAEGKIRELMQEEKDTVGLRVYVKGGGCHGYQYGMSFESAMSEDDTVIEKGDVKVIMDSQSAPLLAGCEVDYMDSVQGSGFAIKNPQAKTTCGCGSSFSA
- a CDS encoding Pyruvate:ferredoxin oxidoreductase alpha subunit, which produces MDSTAIIGTKTKKGQVITDPRVMMNEAPRTPSFFTGSEVIKEAVRRANVDVMVAYPITPQSEAAALCGELFAEGYIGDYFRGESEFAVMSQCAGAAFGGARVFTTTAGPGTMRAMENFPMWAGARLPIQCIVTCRGINSPLSIQPDTIEIAYLMNTGMLVWHAETAQDFYDWILKGYIVSEEPDVHLPLALCCDGFFVTHTKDVVDLTPAEMCLPPYDPYRSPVPCMDMECPPVRMMRDPFVMKSNYISYATHASWQQEVWAAAERSRKHTIAWLDGLIDVEDGDADILIISSGTAVSQGREAIRLLADEGVRVGLVKIKTLRPWPEEELREATKHASHIIVPEFNVIGWMAKEIKATIPNSERVVAGPRVCGGMTLPPEVIVEEVKKAIGMRSGVLAGRGG
- a CDS encoding hypothetical protein (conserved protein of unknown function), with product MAVPHNHEGKLVLVVEDDADMRAFLRDVVQELGLHVAETIDRNRAIQQMMAVEPHIVLADLPLLEGGIEHVNTLRAFYPSCPIILLVALGDDHAKADAVAGRVQALLIKPVSLATLRRAIIGVLDGARTPSR